A region from the Vicia villosa cultivar HV-30 ecotype Madison, WI linkage group LG3, Vvil1.0, whole genome shotgun sequence genome encodes:
- the LOC131656661 gene encoding uncharacterized protein LOC131656661 isoform X1: MAINSPHHQIMEISGITMEDDKFSEQEKEDDQLSEISCQLEMEEDKSMEFWDLVLGDDWDEVIKKYNEDSNFHKIDIKGRGTALHVAVSMGRRDDVVKSLVEAIEKLGDESSLKMMNEIGATPLHVAAYAGFLDVCKLIIGKEGQRKYLIQVKNFDGETPLFWAVNARQMSVFLYLQQFYRVDLNIAIDNNLTSILHVAIDTERYDMAIIIMHHYKVLTILKNKDDITPLEILATKTSAFISRNTLSWRQRILYYCLPLRNHDAKEVLKSLKRRTIFKAKVKNEKDEYSEVQIPIYDFLEMAQKKPHSLAKIMSKMLVFMRLIVSLLGLKAIITIKMKHIYGGLLLKEMMKIPIYSLLDGGVINQKDDLGFDSGMETKMLTETKVKSKAKTTAYLTAASHGIVEIMSELESKTKSVVSETNFNNENVLLLAVKNRQPHVIQRLKNDLDDGVFQNLYLRVNKDKNTMLHLAAYTSYERENTWRISGAAMQLTWDIKWYKYIKELVPEHFNNKFNNEEKTPSDIFKEQHKELLQDSVEWLKDTSESCSVVAALIAGVSFATSGSVPGGNQQTGVPALKGQPAFEVFAISSLIGLYFSVTSLVMFLSILTSRKEVEEFHQNMPMKLLFGLSSLFVSIVAMLVSFCAGHFFVLADKYTMGGILFYLYISICFHVAFYAAAQFPLFIDLVKVVWKKVPPPSIRGVLL, from the exons ATGGCAATAAATTCTCCACATCATCAGA TTATGGAAATCAGTGGAATAACAATGGAAGATGACAAAT TTTCGGAGCAAGAAAAGGAAGATGACCAGC TTTCGGAAATCAGCTGTCAGCTAGAAATGGAAGAGGACAAAT CTATGGAGTTCTGGGACCTAGTATTGGGAGACGATTGGGATGaagtaattaaaaaatacaatgaaGACAGTAATTTTCACAAGATAGATATCAAGGGAAGAGGAACAGCATTACACGTGGCAGTAAGCATGGGACGACGCGACGACGTAGTGAAAAGTCTTGTAGAAGCAATAGAAAAGCTTGGTGATGAAAGTAGTTTGAAAATGATGAATGAAATAGGTGCTACTCCACTTCATGTTGCAGCATATGCAGGATTCCTAGATGTGTGTAAACTTATAATTGGAAAAGAAGGTCAAAGGAAATATTTGATTCAAGTGAAAAATTTTGACGGggaaacaccacttttttgggcGGTGAATGCCCGTCAAATGTCCGTGTTTCTTTATCTCCAACAATTTTATCGTGTTGATCTCAATATTGCTATCGATAACAATTTAACTAGCATCCTTCATGTTGCCATTGACACAGAAAGATATG ATATGGCAATTATAATAATGCATCACTACAAAGTTCTTACCATTCTGAAAAATAAGGATGACATCACTCCTCTTGAAATTCTTGCTACTAAGACATCAGCTTTCATAAGTAGAAATACACTGTCATGGCGGCAACGAATTTTGTACTACT GTCTTCCTTTACGCAACCATGATGCAAAAGAAGTATTGAAATCTTTAAAGCGGAGGACTATTTTTAAAGCAAAAGTAAAGAACG AAAAAGATGAATATAGTGAAGTACAAATCCCTATATATGACTTCTTAGAAATGGCACAAAAGAAGCCACATTCTCTTGCTAAAATTATGAGCAAAATGTTGGTATTCATGAGGCTAATCGTGTCACTACTAG GCTTAAAGGCAATAATTACTATTAAGATGAAGCACATATATGGTGGTCTGCTCTTGAAAGAAATGATGAAAATACCTATTTATTCATTATTGGATGGTGGTGTGatcaatcaaaaagatgacttaggatTTGATTCTGGAATGGAGA CAAAGATGCTTACTGAAACAaaagtgaaaagtaaagcaaaaacCACAGCATATTTGACTGCAGCAAGTCATGGAATAGTTGAGATTATGTCAGAGCTTGAATCAAAGACAAAAAGTGTGGTTAGTGAGACTAACTTTAATAATGAAAATGTATTGCTTTTGGCAGTAAAGAATAGACAACCACATGTAATTCAGCGGTTGAAGAATGACTTAGATGACGGAGTCTTCCAAAACCTATATCTACGAGTTAATAAAGATAAGAATACCATGTTACACTTGGCAGCATACACATCTTATGAGAGAGAAAATACTTGGAGGATATCCGGCGCTGCCATGCAATTGACGTGGGACATCAAGTGGTATAAG TACATAAAAGAACTAGTGCCAGAGCATTTCAATAATAAATTCAACAATGAAGAAAAAACCCCTAGTGATATCTTTAAGGAGCAACACAAAGAACTTCTACAAGATAGTGTTGAATGGTTGAAAGACACGTCAGAATCATGCTCAGTCGTAGCTGCTCTCATTGCTGGTGTCTCCTTTGCGACATCAGGTAGCGTACCTGGTGGCAATCAACAAACAGGAGTACCGGCATTAAAAGGACAACCTGCATTTGAAGTATTCGCTATATCTTCATTAATTGGACTTTACTTCTCTGTCACTTCACTTGTCATGTTCCTTTCTATACTCACTTCTCGAAAAGAAGTCGAAGAGTTTCATCAAAACATGCCAATGAAGCTTCTTTTTGGTTTGAGCTCCCTCTTCGTATCCATCGTTGCGATGTTGGTTTCTTTTTGTGCTGGACATTTCTTTGTGCTCGCAGATAAATATACGATGGGAGGTATCTTGTTCTATTTATATATTTCCATTTGTTTTCATGTCGCATTCTATGCAGCTGCGCAGTTTCCGTTATTCATTGATCTTGTTAAAGTTGTTTGGAAGAAGGTTCCACCACCAAGTATTAGGGGTGTTCTTCTGTAG
- the LOC131656661 gene encoding uncharacterized protein LOC131656661 isoform X2 yields MAINSPHHQIMEISGITMEDDKFSEQEKEDDQPMEFWDLVLGDDWDEVIKKYNEDSNFHKIDIKGRGTALHVAVSMGRRDDVVKSLVEAIEKLGDESSLKMMNEIGATPLHVAAYAGFLDVCKLIIGKEGQRKYLIQVKNFDGETPLFWAVNARQMSVFLYLQQFYRVDLNIAIDNNLTSILHVAIDTERYDMAIIIMHHYKVLTILKNKDDITPLEILATKTSAFISRNTLSWRQRILYYCLPLRNHDAKEVLKSLKRRTIFKAKVKNEKDEYSEVQIPIYDFLEMAQKKPHSLAKIMSKMLVFMRLIVSLLGLKAIITIKMKHIYGGLLLKEMMKIPIYSLLDGGVINQKDDLGFDSGMETKMLTETKVKSKAKTTAYLTAASHGIVEIMSELESKTKSVVSETNFNNENVLLLAVKNRQPHVIQRLKNDLDDGVFQNLYLRVNKDKNTMLHLAAYTSYERENTWRISGAAMQLTWDIKWYKYIKELVPEHFNNKFNNEEKTPSDIFKEQHKELLQDSVEWLKDTSESCSVVAALIAGVSFATSGSVPGGNQQTGVPALKGQPAFEVFAISSLIGLYFSVTSLVMFLSILTSRKEVEEFHQNMPMKLLFGLSSLFVSIVAMLVSFCAGHFFVLADKYTMGGILFYLYISICFHVAFYAAAQFPLFIDLVKVVWKKVPPPSIRGVLL; encoded by the exons ATGGCAATAAATTCTCCACATCATCAGA TTATGGAAATCAGTGGAATAACAATGGAAGATGACAAAT TTTCGGAGCAAGAAAAGGAAGATGACCAGC CTATGGAGTTCTGGGACCTAGTATTGGGAGACGATTGGGATGaagtaattaaaaaatacaatgaaGACAGTAATTTTCACAAGATAGATATCAAGGGAAGAGGAACAGCATTACACGTGGCAGTAAGCATGGGACGACGCGACGACGTAGTGAAAAGTCTTGTAGAAGCAATAGAAAAGCTTGGTGATGAAAGTAGTTTGAAAATGATGAATGAAATAGGTGCTACTCCACTTCATGTTGCAGCATATGCAGGATTCCTAGATGTGTGTAAACTTATAATTGGAAAAGAAGGTCAAAGGAAATATTTGATTCAAGTGAAAAATTTTGACGGggaaacaccacttttttgggcGGTGAATGCCCGTCAAATGTCCGTGTTTCTTTATCTCCAACAATTTTATCGTGTTGATCTCAATATTGCTATCGATAACAATTTAACTAGCATCCTTCATGTTGCCATTGACACAGAAAGATATG ATATGGCAATTATAATAATGCATCACTACAAAGTTCTTACCATTCTGAAAAATAAGGATGACATCACTCCTCTTGAAATTCTTGCTACTAAGACATCAGCTTTCATAAGTAGAAATACACTGTCATGGCGGCAACGAATTTTGTACTACT GTCTTCCTTTACGCAACCATGATGCAAAAGAAGTATTGAAATCTTTAAAGCGGAGGACTATTTTTAAAGCAAAAGTAAAGAACG AAAAAGATGAATATAGTGAAGTACAAATCCCTATATATGACTTCTTAGAAATGGCACAAAAGAAGCCACATTCTCTTGCTAAAATTATGAGCAAAATGTTGGTATTCATGAGGCTAATCGTGTCACTACTAG GCTTAAAGGCAATAATTACTATTAAGATGAAGCACATATATGGTGGTCTGCTCTTGAAAGAAATGATGAAAATACCTATTTATTCATTATTGGATGGTGGTGTGatcaatcaaaaagatgacttaggatTTGATTCTGGAATGGAGA CAAAGATGCTTACTGAAACAaaagtgaaaagtaaagcaaaaacCACAGCATATTTGACTGCAGCAAGTCATGGAATAGTTGAGATTATGTCAGAGCTTGAATCAAAGACAAAAAGTGTGGTTAGTGAGACTAACTTTAATAATGAAAATGTATTGCTTTTGGCAGTAAAGAATAGACAACCACATGTAATTCAGCGGTTGAAGAATGACTTAGATGACGGAGTCTTCCAAAACCTATATCTACGAGTTAATAAAGATAAGAATACCATGTTACACTTGGCAGCATACACATCTTATGAGAGAGAAAATACTTGGAGGATATCCGGCGCTGCCATGCAATTGACGTGGGACATCAAGTGGTATAAG TACATAAAAGAACTAGTGCCAGAGCATTTCAATAATAAATTCAACAATGAAGAAAAAACCCCTAGTGATATCTTTAAGGAGCAACACAAAGAACTTCTACAAGATAGTGTTGAATGGTTGAAAGACACGTCAGAATCATGCTCAGTCGTAGCTGCTCTCATTGCTGGTGTCTCCTTTGCGACATCAGGTAGCGTACCTGGTGGCAATCAACAAACAGGAGTACCGGCATTAAAAGGACAACCTGCATTTGAAGTATTCGCTATATCTTCATTAATTGGACTTTACTTCTCTGTCACTTCACTTGTCATGTTCCTTTCTATACTCACTTCTCGAAAAGAAGTCGAAGAGTTTCATCAAAACATGCCAATGAAGCTTCTTTTTGGTTTGAGCTCCCTCTTCGTATCCATCGTTGCGATGTTGGTTTCTTTTTGTGCTGGACATTTCTTTGTGCTCGCAGATAAATATACGATGGGAGGTATCTTGTTCTATTTATATATTTCCATTTGTTTTCATGTCGCATTCTATGCAGCTGCGCAGTTTCCGTTATTCATTGATCTTGTTAAAGTTGTTTGGAAGAAGGTTCCACCACCAAGTATTAGGGGTGTTCTTCTGTAG
- the LOC131658970 gene encoding uncharacterized protein LOC131658970 codes for MEDDKFPEQEMKDDQAKFWDLVLGDDWVEVINKYNEDSNFHKINIAGRGTALHVAVSIRRKEVVESLVEAIEKLGDESSLKIRNEIGATPLHVAAYAGFLDLCKLIIGKEGKRKYLIEEKNFDGETPLFWAVNARQMSVFLYLQHFYPLDLKIAMDNNVTSILHVAIDNESYG; via the exons ATGGAAGATGACAAAT TTCCGGAGCAAGAAATGAAAGATGATCAAG CTAAGTTCTGGGACCTAGTATTAGGAGATGATTGGGTTGAAGTAATTAACAAATACAATGAAGATAGTAATTTTCACAAGATAAATATCGCGGGAAGAGGAACAGCATTACACGTGGCAGTAAGCATCAGACGCAAAGAAGTAGTGGAAAGTCTTGTAGAAGCAATCGAAaagcttggggatgaaagtagttTGAAAATAAGAAATGAAATAGGTGCTACTCCTCTTCATGTTGCAGCATATGCAGGATTCCTAGATCTGTGTAAACTTATAATTGGGAAAGAAGGTAAAaggaaatatttgattgaagagAAAAATTTTGACGGggaaacaccacttttttgggcTGTTAATGCCCGTCAAATGTCAGTGTTTCTTTACCTTCAACACTTTTATCCTCTTGATCTCAAGATTGCTATGGATAACAATGTTACTAGCATCCTTCATGTTGCCATTGACAATGAAAGCTATGGTTAG